In the Oryza glaberrima chromosome 6, OglaRS2, whole genome shotgun sequence genome, one interval contains:
- the LOC127775357 gene encoding uncharacterized protein LOC127775357 codes for MAAMNNDLGGLGGRPATSQANPFESALYGAGPGLIRSGLGAYGEKFLGSSSEFMQSNITQYLSNPQYYFQVNSQYVRNKLKVILFPFLHRGHWTRITEPVGGRLSYKPPIQDINAPDLYIPLMAFGTYVVIAGYALGVLGRFTPEALTLQFTKGLLGWFLQVILIRVLLYTLGSGEAPLLDIVAYAGYGFAGTSLAMLVRVFWSPSYYFVLPWFSICTGVFLVKTMKRVLLGAPRSYERHPSRNHYFLLFLAVVQFPMLFWLGNISG; via the exons ATGGCAGCGATGAACAATGATCTGGGAGGACTGGGAGGCAGACCTGCTACTTCACAAGCTAATCCTTTTGAAAGTGCTTTATATGGAGCTGGACCTGGACTCATCCGAAGTGGGTTAGGAGCATACGGCGAGAAGTTTTTAGGTTCAAGCTCTGAGTTTATGCAAAGCAAT ATCACTCAGTATCTGTCCAATCCTCAGTACTACTTTCAAGTCAACAGTCAGTATGTGAGAAACAAGTTGAAGGTGATCTTGTTCCCTTTCCTGCACCGG GGGCACTGGACAAGGATAACTGAACCGGTGGGAGGAAGGTTGTCATACAAACCTCCAATTCAAGATATCAATGCTCCAGATCTTTACATTCCTCTGATGGCTTTTGGGACGTATGTTGTAATTGCTGGATATGCTTTGGGTGTTCTTGGGAG GTTTACCCCAGAGGCACTCACTCTACAGTTCACAAAAGGATTACTTGGCTGGTTTCTGCAAGTAATCCTGATCAGAGTTCTACTGTACACGCTGGGAAGTGGTGAAGCACCATTGCTGGACATTGTGGCCTATGCTGGGTACGGATTTGCTGGTACATCACTTGCAATGCTTGTCCGCGTCTTCTGGAGCCCGTCATATTATTTTGTACTGCCATGGTTCTCAATCTGCACCGGAGTTTTCCTTGTCAAGACGATGAAGAGGGTTCTTCTGGGCGCACCAAGGAGCTATGAGAGACACCCCAGCCGGAATCACTACTTTCTTCTTTTCCTCGCGGTTGTGCAATTTCCCATGCTCTTCTGGCTAGGCAACATCAGCGGGTGA
- the LOC127775640 gene encoding uncharacterized protein LOC127775640: MACMANATVVFFFLAAAAVISCHAARAGNSTATAAAAGDCKLSDITVTAARTGKVVEGQPEYEVAVANGCACPQNGVRVSCPGGGGGGVPSVEPVDESKIRADEVGLCLVNDGMPVAKGSPVTFVYAWKQPLEFAAAQATPRCS; encoded by the coding sequence ATGGCATGCATGGCCAACGCcaccgtcgtcttcttcttcctcgccgccgccgccgtcattaGCTGTCACGCAGCACGCGCGGGCaactccaccgccaccgccgccgccgccggcgactgcAAGCTGTCGGACATCACCgtcacggcggcgaggacggggaAGGTGGTGGAGGGGCAGCCGGAGTACGAGGTGGCCGTGGCCAACGGGTGCGCGTGCCCGCAGAACGGCGTCAGGGTGAgctgccccggcggcggcggcggcggcgtgccgagcGTCGAGCCGGTGGACGAGAGCAAGATCCGCGCCGACGAAGTCGGGCTCTGCCTCGTCAACGACGGGATGCCGGTGGCGAAGGGCTCGCCGGTGACGTTCGTCTACGCGTGGAAGCAGCCGCTGGAgttcgccgccgcgcaggcgACGCCGCGGTGCTCGTGA
- the LOC127776652 gene encoding disease resistance protein RGA2-like: MATVPLATGVGWVVSPVIKLMFEKVQSYISTQYKWQSNLEDDLKKLETMLTEILLVVGTAERRRTLDCNQQTLLRQLKDAVYDAEDILDEFDYMLLKENVEKRNLRSLGSSSISIAKRLVGHDKFRSKLRKMLKSLSRVKECADMLVRVIGPENCSSHMLPEPLQWRITSSFSLGDVVVGRQKERDELVNQLLEQVDIPKSRSDGARPASSEVITIVGTGGIGKTTLAQLIYNDKRIEDNYDMRAWICVSHVFDKVRITKEILTSIDKTIDLTNFNFSMLQEELKNKVKMKKFLLVLDDVWYDEKVGGPINADRWRELFAPLWHGVKGVKILVTTRMDIVANILGCTTPFPLSALESEDSWELFRRCAFNTRDPKEHLEMKSIGEHILQRLNGSALAIKAVGGHLSSNFNSQEWNRVLNKGLSNEKDIMTILRLSYECLPEHLQQCFSFCGLFPKGYYFEPDVLVNMWIAHEFIQDGTHTYESLRSTGRGYFDDLLSRSFFQALQYGGTVQYVMHDLMNDLAVHISNGECYRVEVDEPEISPAVRHLFIPAERVDLLRACKLQKLRTLIIWNKYMHFCSGVCLEADVFKEFKSMRLLDLSGCCLNSWPDFINHMIHLRNLRLPNIDPLPDFLCNLHHLQMLSVEPHSCFLRTGPIILPKNLDKLSSIQQIDIHSNLPVDLTSVGRIPYIKAGGELCVEKTKGQGLEVLRDHDELQGFLTITSLENVKNKNEATNAQLVNKSQISGLKLQWGSSNACSKSEEEYAVLNALRPHPGLEELIVDGYPGCTSPSWLESNWLSRLEHISIHDCACWKLLPPLGDLPSLRELHFDKMKALECICTSFYGVAGFPSLETLELKQLPELADWSSVDYAFPALHDVSIRRCPKLKKLPPIFPPPVKLKVFQSIIGTWHTDHRLDTYITREVNLTSLLDLHLHYPESMESTDISFDGAGISNNELRDQRHNLPKGPFIPGCSDFPSAFLTITEMEIVSWPNITLLPDFGCFPTLKNLIIKGCTELKELPQNGNLTTLTDVLIEHCNTLVSLRSLKNLSFLTKLEIRSCLKLVALPEMVDFFSLRVMIIHNCPELVSLPEDGLPLTLNFLYLSGCHPLLEEQFEWQHGVEWEKYAMLPSCFYADKSLEDTEDIVEEVLRENDIIEWSIQTSLLHPNHSAASSSSFLQ, from the exons ATGGCCACTGTACCACTAGCAACTGGAGTTGGATGGGTGGTTTCTCCTGTCATCAAGCTCATGTTTGAGAAGGTCCAGTCATACATATCAACCCAGTACAAGTGGCAGTCCAATTTGGAGGATGACCTTAAAAAGCTCGAGACTATGTTAACTGAAATTTTGTTGGTGGTGGGCACTGCAGAAAGGCGGAGAACACTTGATTGCAATCAGCAAACTTTACTTCGCCAGCTGAAAGATGCTGTCTATGATGCTGAGGACATCTTGGATGAATTTGACTACATGCTTCTGAAAGAAAATGTTGAAAAGCGAAATCTCAGAAGCTTAGGCTCCAGTTCTATTTCCATTGCTAAGCGTTTGGTTGGCCATGATAAGTTCAGATCCAAGTTAAGAAAGATGCTTAAAAGCTTGAGTAGAGTAAAAGAATGTGCTGACATGCTTGTCAGAGTGATTGGACCAGAAAACTGTAGCTCACACATGTTGCCTGAGCCGCTCCAATGGCGTATTACCAGCTCATTTTCACTTGGTGATGTTGTGGTCGGTCGTCAGAAGGAGCGAGATGAACTAGTGAACCAATTGTTGGAACAAGTAGACATACCTAAGTCAAGAAGCGATGGAGCAAGACCAGCATCATCAGAGGTAATAACCATAGTCGGTACTGGTGGAATTGGAAAAACTACTTTAGCTCAACTTATTTACAATGATAAAAGAATAGAGGATAATTATGATATGAGGGCATGGATATGTGTCTCACATGTCTTTGATAAGGTCAGAATCACCAAAGAAATTCTAACATCTATTGATAAGACCATTGACCTAACAAATTTCAATTTTAGCATGCTCCAAGAAGAACTCAAGAACAAAGTAAAAATGAAGAAGTTTTTACTTGTGTTGGATGACGTTTGGTATGATGAAAAGGTTGGAGGGCCTATAAATGCTGATAGATGGAGGGAATTATTTGCTCCTTTATGGCATGGTGTGAAAGGAGTCAAGATTTTAGTTACAACTCGAATGGATATTGTTGCAAATATATTAGGTTGTACCACTCCGTTCCCTTTGAGTGCTCTGGAGAGTGAAGATAGCTGGGAACTTTTCAGAAGATGTGCATTTAACACTAGAGATCCAAAAGAACATCTGGAAATGAAGTCTATAGGTGAACACATTTTGCAAAGGTTGAATGGCTCAGCATTAGCTATAAAAGCAGTTGGTGGTCATCTTAGTTCAAACTTCAACAGTCAAGAATGGAATCGAGTTCTAAATAAGGGTCTATCAAATGAGAAAGATATCATGACAATTTTACGTCTAAGCTATGAATGCTTGCCAGAGCACCTTCAACAATGTTTTTCTTTCTGTGGTTTGTTCCCAAAAGGTTATTATTTTGAGCCTGATGTATTGGTGAACATGTGGATAGCTCATGAATTTATTCAGGATGGTACACACACCTATGAAAGTTTGAGAAGCACTGGAAGAGGTTATTTTGATGACTTGTTATCTAGATCATTTTTCCAGGCACTTCAGTATGGAGGTACAGTACAGTATGTTATGCATGACCTCATGAACGATCTTGCTGTCCACATATCCAATGGTGAGTGCTACAGAGTAGAAGTTGATGAACCTGAAATTTCGCCAGCAGTTCGACATCTGTTTATACCAGCTGAAAGAGTTGACCTACTTCGTGCCTGTAAATTGCAAAAGCTGCGTACACTAATAATTTGGAACAAATACATGCATTTTTGCTCAGGAGTTTGTTTGGAAGCTGATGTTTTCAAGGAGTTCAAGAGCATGCGATTATTGGATTTGAGTGGTTGTTGCTTAAATAGTTGGCCTGACTTCATAAATCATATGATACATCTACGGAACTTGAGACTCCCAAATATCGATCCACTACCTGATTTTCTCTGCAATCTTCACCATTTACAAATGTTATCTGTGGAACCGCATTCATGTTTTTTACGTACAGGACCCATCATATTGCCAAAAAACCTGGATAAGCTGAGCAGTATTCAGCAGATTGATATTCATAGCAACCTTCCTGTTGATTTAACTTCTGTGGGGCGTATACCATATATTAAGGCAGGCGGAGAATTATGTGTTGAAAAGACTAAAGGTCAGGGACTAGAGGTGCTAAGGGACCATGATGAACTCCAGGGGTTCCTTACAATTACATCTCTTGAGAATGTGAAAAACAAGAATGAAGCAACTAATGCACAACTAGTCAACAAGAGTCAAATATCTGGGTTGAAGCTGCAGTGGGGTTCTTCTAATGCATGTAGCAAGTCAGAGGAAGAGTATGCTGTGCTTAATGCTTTAAGACCTCACCCTGGCCTTGAGGAATTGATTGTTGATGGATACCCAGGTTGTACATCTCCATCTTGGCTGGAATCCAACTGGCTATCTAGATTGGAACACATTAGCATTCATGATTGTGCATGTTGGAAATTGCTTCCACCTTTAGGTGATCTACCATCTCTCAGGGAGCTTCATTTTGATAAAATGAAGGCATTAGAATGTATATGCACGTCTTTCTATGGGGTTGCTGGTTTTCCCTCCCTAGAAACACTGGAACTGAAACAACTGCCTGAACTGGCAGATTGGTCTTCTGTTGATTATGCTTTTCCTGCTCTTCACGATGTATCCATCAGAAGGTGCCCAAAGCTGAAAAAGCTGCCACCAATCTTCCCTCCACCTGTAAAATTGAAAGTGTTCCAATCCATCATTGGCACGTGGCATACTGATCATCGCTTGGACACATATATTACTCGAGAGGTTAACTTAACTAGCCTTTTGGATCTACATCTTCATTATCCAGAATCTATGGAATCCACAGACATCAGCTTTGATGGAGCAGGCATATCAAACAATGAGCTTAGAGATCAAAGGCACAACCTCCCCAAAGGACCGTTTATCCCTGGATGCTCTGATTTTCCTAGTGCATTTCTGACGATCACTGAAATGGAAATAGTAAGCTGGCCCAACATAACATTATTACCGGACTTTGGTTGTTTTCCTACCCTCAAGAACTTGATCATAAAGGGTTGCACCGAATTGAAGGAATTACCTCAGAATGGCAACCTGACAACATTGACAGATGTGCTTATAGAACACTGCAACACTCTAGTATCACTGAGGAGCCTGAAAAACCTTTCTTTCCTCACCAAACTGGAGATCAGAAGTTGCCTCAAGTTAGTGGCTCTGCCTGAGATGGTTGACTTCTTCTCCCTTAGAGTCATGATCATACACAATTGCCCTGAACTTGTTTCTTTACCTGAAGACGGTCTTCCTCTGACCCTTAACTTTTTGTATTTGAGCGGATGCCATCCATTGCTAGAGGAGCAGTTTGAATGGCAACATGGCGTTGAGTGGGAGAAGTATGCCATGTTGCCATCATGTTTCTATGCTGATAAATCGCTGGAAGATACTGAAG ATATAGTTGAGGAAGTACTTCGCGAGAATGATATAATCGAGTGGTCAATCCAGACCAGTCTACTGCATCCAAATCATTCTGCAGCAAGCTCTTCCAGTTTTCTTCAGTGA